The Bacillus vallismortis genome window below encodes:
- the mdh gene encoding malate dehydrogenase, with amino-acid sequence MGNTRKKVSVIGAGFTGATTAFLIAQKELADVVLVDIPQLENPTKGKALDMLEASPVQGFDAKVTGTSNYEDTAGSDIIVITAGIARKPGMSRDDLVSTNEKIMRSVTREIVKYSPESIIVVLTNPVDAMTYAVYKESGFPKERVIGQSGVLDTARFRTFVAEELNLSVKDVTGFVLGGHGDDMVPLVRYSYAGGIPLETLIPKERIDAIVERTRKGGGEIVNLLGNGSAYYAPAASLAEMVEAILKDQRRVLPTIAYLEGEYGYEGIYLGVPTIVGGNGLEQIIELELTDYERAQLNQSVESVKNVMKVLS; translated from the coding sequence ATGGGAAATACTCGTAAAAAAGTTTCTGTTATCGGAGCAGGTTTTACCGGAGCGACAACCGCATTTTTAATCGCTCAAAAAGAATTGGCAGACGTTGTGCTTGTTGATATTCCGCAATTGGAGAACCCGACAAAGGGAAAAGCGCTTGATATGCTTGAAGCAAGCCCTGTTCAAGGCTTTGACGCGAAAGTTACTGGAACATCCAATTATGAGGATACAGCGGGTTCTGACATTATTGTCATTACAGCAGGTATCGCTAGAAAACCTGGTATGAGCAGAGATGATCTAGTCTCTACAAACGAAAAAATTATGAGAAGCGTTACACGAGAAATCGTGAAATATTCTCCTGAGTCTATCATTGTGGTGCTGACAAATCCTGTTGATGCAATGACATACGCGGTGTACAAAGAATCAGGTTTCCCTAAAGAGCGCGTCATCGGCCAGTCCGGTGTGCTTGATACGGCAAGATTCAGAACATTTGTGGCAGAAGAATTAAACCTATCAGTCAAAGACGTGACAGGTTTCGTTCTTGGCGGACACGGTGACGATATGGTGCCGCTTGTGCGTTATTCTTATGCCGGCGGTATCCCGCTTGAAACTCTTATCCCGAAAGAACGGATTGACGCCATTGTGGAGCGCACAAGAAAAGGCGGAGGCGAAATCGTGAATCTTCTTGGAAACGGAAGCGCGTACTATGCGCCTGCGGCTTCTCTGGCAGAAATGGTCGAAGCGATCTTGAAAGATCAGCGCCGCGTCCTTCCTACAATTGCTTATCTTGAAGGAGAATACGGCTATGAAGGCATCTACCTTGGTGTTCCTACAATTGTAGGCGGCAACGGTCTTGAGCAAATTATTGAACTTGAACTGACAGATTATGAAAGAGCACAGCTGAATCAATCAGTTGAATCTGTCAAAAATGTCATGAAAGTATTATCATAG
- the phoP gene encoding two-component system response regulator PhoP: MNKKILVVDDEESIVTLLQYNLERSGYDVITASDGEEALKKAETEKPDLIVLDVMLPKLDGIEVCKQLRQQKLMFPILMLTAKDEEFDKVLGLELGADDYMTKPFSPREVNARVKAILRRSEMAAPSSEMKNDEMEGQIVIGELKILPDHYEAYFKDNQLELTPKEFELLLYLGRHKGRVLTRDLLLSAVWNYDFAGDTRIVDVHISHLRDKIESNTKKPIYIKTIRGLGYKLEEPKMNE; encoded by the coding sequence ATGAACAAGAAAATTTTAGTTGTGGATGATGAAGAATCTATTGTTACTCTTTTGCAGTACAATTTGGAACGGTCAGGCTATGATGTCATTACCGCCTCGGACGGGGAAGAAGCACTCAAAAAAGCGGAAACAGAGAAGCCTGATTTGATTGTGCTGGATGTGATGCTTCCAAAACTGGACGGAATCGAAGTGTGCAAGCAGCTTAGACAGCAAAAACTGATGTTTCCGATTCTAATGCTGACAGCGAAGGATGAGGAATTCGACAAAGTATTAGGACTCGAGCTCGGTGCTGATGATTATATGACCAAGCCGTTCAGTCCAAGGGAAGTGAATGCAAGAGTTAAAGCGATTTTAAGGCGTTCCGAAATGGCTGCGCCCTCTAGTGAAATGAAGAATGATGAAATGGAAGGCCAGATCGTCATTGGCGAACTGAAAATTCTGCCTGATCATTATGAAGCGTACTTTAAAGACAATCAGCTTGAGCTGACACCGAAAGAGTTCGAACTGCTGCTGTATTTGGGCAGACATAAAGGCAGAGTGCTGACGAGAGATTTGCTGCTGAGCGCTGTCTGGAATTATGATTTTGCCGGAGATACGAGAATTGTTGATGTGCATATCAGCCATCTCCGCGACAAAATTGAAAGCAATACAAAAAAACCGATCTATATCAAAACGATTAGGGGATTGGGCTATAAACTGGAGGAGCCAAAAATGAATGAATAA
- the phoR gene encoding sensory box histidine kinase PhoR — MNKYRVRLFSVLVVCMILVFSVLGLFLQQLFETTGQRKAEEHIEKEAKYMASLLDAGNLNDQENKKIIKDAGGALDVSASVIDTDGKVLYGSNGVAADSQKVQALVSGHEGVLSKANNKLYYGLSLRSEGEKTGYVLLSASEKSYGLKGEMWGMLTASLCTAFIVIIYFYSSMTSRYKRSIEAATNVATELSKGNYDARTYGGYIRRSDKLGRAMNSLAVDLMEMTRTQEMQRDRLLTVIENIGSGLIMIDGRGFINLVNRSYAKQFHINPNQMMRRLYHDAFEHEEVIQLVEDIFMTETKKCKLLRLTIKIERRYFEVDGVPIMGPDDEWKGIVLVFHDMTETKKLEQMRKDFVANVSHELKTPITSIKGFTETLLDGAMEDKEALSEFLSIILKESERLQSLVQDLLDLSKIEQQNFMLSIEKFESTKMLSEIETLLKHKADEKGISLQLNVPKDPLYVSGDPHRLKQVFLNLVNNALTYTPEGGSVAINVKPGEKNIQIEVADSGIGIQKEEIPRIFERFYRVDKDRSRNSGGTGLGLAIVKHLIEAHEGKIDVTSEPGRGTVFTVTLKRAAEKSA, encoded by the coding sequence ATGAATAAATACCGTGTGCGCCTTTTTTCTGTACTTGTAGTCTGTATGATTCTGGTGTTTAGTGTCCTCGGGCTGTTTTTGCAGCAGCTCTTTGAAACAACTGGTCAAAGGAAAGCAGAGGAACACATTGAAAAAGAAGCCAAATACATGGCTTCGCTTCTTGATGCCGGCAATCTGAATGATCAAGAAAATAAGAAAATCATTAAAGATGCAGGCGGCGCGCTCGATGTGAGCGCATCCGTTATCGATACAGACGGCAAGGTGCTGTACGGGTCAAACGGGGTAGCGGCAGATTCTCAAAAGGTGCAGGCGCTTGTTTCTGGCCATGAGGGTGTTCTTTCAAAAGCAAATAACAAGCTTTATTACGGACTTTCGCTTAGAAGCGAAGGTGAAAAAACAGGATATGTGCTGCTTTCTGCCTCTGAAAAAAGCTACGGCTTGAAAGGCGAAATGTGGGGGATGCTGACGGCCAGTCTTTGTACCGCATTTATCGTCATTATTTATTTTTATTCCAGCATGACCTCACGTTACAAAAGATCAATTGAAGCAGCGACAAATGTAGCAACAGAATTGTCCAAGGGAAACTACGATGCCAGAACGTACGGCGGCTATATCAGGCGCTCTGATAAGCTCGGCCGTGCGATGAACAGCCTTGCCGTTGATCTGATGGAAATGACGAGAACGCAAGAAATGCAGCGAGACCGGCTGTTAACAGTCATTGAAAATATTGGCTCCGGGCTGATTATGATTGATGGAAGAGGTTTTATCAATCTCGTGAACAGGTCTTACGCCAAGCAGTTCCATATCAATCCGAATCAGATGATGCGCCGTCTTTATCATGATGCATTTGAACATGAAGAAGTGATCCAGCTTGTCGAAGACATTTTTATGACGGAGACAAAGAAATGCAAGCTGTTAAGGCTTACGATCAAGATTGAACGGCGTTATTTTGAGGTTGACGGCGTTCCGATTATGGGACCGGACGATGAATGGAAAGGAATTGTGCTCGTTTTCCATGACATGACGGAGACCAAGAAATTAGAGCAGATGAGAAAGGATTTTGTGGCCAATGTATCTCATGAGCTGAAAACGCCGATTACGTCTATTAAAGGGTTTACGGAGACGTTATTGGACGGGGCGATGGAGGACAAAGAGGCGCTTTCTGAGTTTCTCTCTATTATTCTAAAGGAAAGCGAAAGGCTTCAGTCTTTGGTTCAGGATCTGCTCGATCTCTCAAAAATAGAGCAGCAAAATTTCATGCTCAGCATCGAAAAGTTTGAGTCGACCAAAATGCTTAGTGAAATTGAAACGCTTCTAAAGCATAAGGCCGATGAGAAAGGCATCTCCTTACAACTGAATGTCCCGAAAGATCCGCTCTATGTATCGGGTGACCCGCACAGGCTGAAACAGGTATTTCTTAATCTCGTAAACAATGCGTTAACCTACACGCCTGAGGGGGGCTCTGTAGCTATCAATGTAAAGCCCGGAGAAAAAAACATTCAAATTGAAGTTGCCGATTCCGGAATCGGAATTCAGAAAGAAGAAATTCCGCGTATCTTCGAACGTTTTTACCGTGTAGATAAAGACAGAAGCAGGAATTCTGGCGGAACAGGCTTAGGCCTTGCGATCGTCAAGCATTTAATAGAGGCTCATGAAGGGAAAATCGATGTCACAAGCGAGCCTGGACGGGGAACCGTCTTTACCGTGACGCTGAAACGTGCTGCTGAAAAATCCGCCTAA
- the icd gene encoding NADP-dependent isocitrate dehydrogenase, with protein MAQGEKITVSNGVLNVPNNPIIPFIEGDGIGPDIWNAASKVLEAAVEKAYKGEKKITWKEVYAGEKAYNKTGEWLPAETLDVIREYFIAIKGPLTTPVGGGIRSLNVALRQELDLFVCLRPVRYFNGVPSPVKRPEDTDMVIFRENTEDIYAGIEYAKGSEEVQKLISFLQNELNVNKIRFPETSGIGIKPVSEEGTSRLVRAAIDYAIERGRKSVTLVHKGNIMKFTEGAFKNWGYELAEREYGDKVFTWAEYDRIAEKDGKDAANKAQSEAEAAGKIIIKDSIADIFLQQILTRPSEFDVVATMNLNGDYISDALAAQVGGIGIAPGANINYETGHAIFEATHGTAPKYAGLDKVNPSSVILSGVLLLEHLGWNEAADLVIKSMENTIASKVVTYDFARLMDGATEVKCSEFGEELIKNMD; from the coding sequence GTGGCACAAGGTGAAAAAATTACAGTCTCTAACGGAGTATTAAACGTACCAAACAATCCGATTATCCCGTTTATCGAAGGAGACGGAATCGGTCCTGATATTTGGAACGCTGCTTCAAAGGTTTTGGAAGCAGCAGTTGAAAAAGCATACAAAGGCGAAAAGAAAATCACGTGGAAAGAAGTTTATGCCGGAGAAAAGGCTTATAATAAAACAGGTGAGTGGCTGCCAGCTGAAACATTAGATGTTATCCGTGAATATTTCATCGCGATTAAAGGGCCGTTAACGACACCTGTCGGCGGCGGTATCCGCTCTTTGAACGTAGCGCTCAGACAAGAGCTTGACCTATTCGTCTGCTTAAGACCTGTAAGATACTTTAACGGGGTGCCGTCACCGGTAAAACGCCCTGAAGATACTGATATGGTCATCTTCCGTGAAAATACAGAAGATATTTACGCAGGCATCGAGTACGCAAAAGGTTCTGAAGAAGTGCAAAAGCTCATCAGCTTCTTGCAAAATGAGTTAAACGTCAACAAAATCCGTTTCCCTGAGACATCAGGTATCGGCATTAAGCCTGTTTCTGAAGAAGGAACAAGCCGGTTGGTCAGAGCAGCAATTGATTATGCGATCGAGCGCGGCCGCAAGTCTGTAACGCTTGTTCACAAAGGAAACATCATGAAGTTCACAGAAGGCGCCTTCAAAAACTGGGGCTATGAACTTGCAGAGAGAGAGTATGGCGATAAAGTCTTCACATGGGCTGAATATGACCGCATTGCTGAAAAAGACGGAAAAGATGCCGCTAATAAAGCGCAAAGCGAAGCAGAAGCAGCAGGCAAAATCATTATCAAAGACAGCATCGCTGATATTTTCCTTCAGCAGATCCTAACACGTCCAAGCGAATTTGATGTTGTTGCGACAATGAACCTTAACGGAGACTATATTTCTGACGCTCTTGCTGCACAAGTCGGCGGAATCGGTATTGCACCTGGAGCAAACATTAACTATGAAACAGGACATGCGATTTTTGAGGCGACGCACGGAACGGCTCCTAAATATGCGGGCCTTGATAAAGTAAACCCATCTTCAGTTATTCTTTCAGGCGTTCTGCTTCTTGAGCATTTAGGATGGAATGAAGCGGCTGATTTGGTTATCAAATCTATGGAAAACACAATCGCTTCTAAAGTCGTAACTTACGATTTTGCCAGATTAATGGACGGTGCGACTGAAGTGAAATGTTCAGAGTTCGGTGAAGAACTGATTAAAAACATGGACTAA